In Methanomicrobia archaeon, the following are encoded in one genomic region:
- a CDS encoding acylphosphatase, whose translation MRERAEIIARGEVQRVGYRDVVERAARKLQLTGFVEKALPYDVRIVCEGERSSIDALVEQIKIKKHPIAVDELEVRFEPATGEFAYFAIKRGDMAEELGERMDVANAMLVRSVALGEESVAIGRKMLEKQDHMLEKQDHMLDKQDIMIEKQDHMLDKQDHMLDKQDETTGEIRSLREDLKSFMDRHFTTIYREISEIKARLGMS comes from the coding sequence ATGCGGGAACGAGCGGAGATCATTGCCCGCGGCGAGGTACAGCGGGTCGGCTACCGGGACGTGGTGGAGCGTGCCGCGCGAAAGCTGCAGCTCACGGGCTTCGTCGAGAAAGCTCTACCCTACGACGTGCGGATTGTGTGCGAGGGTGAACGATCATCCATTGACGCGCTGGTTGAGCAGATCAAGATCAAGAAGCACCCCATCGCGGTGGACGAGCTCGAGGTCCGGTTTGAGCCTGCTACGGGCGAATTCGCGTACTTCGCGATCAAGCGCGGCGATATGGCGGAGGAGCTGGGTGAGCGCATGGATGTTGCGAATGCCATGCTCGTCCGATCCGTGGCGTTGGGTGAAGAATCCGTCGCGATCGGCCGGAAGATGCTCGAGAAACAGGATCACATGCTCGAGAAACAGGATCACATGCTCGATAAACAAGACATCATGATCGAGAAACAGGATCATATGCTCGATAAACAGGATCATATGCTCGATAAACAAGACGAAACGACCGGTGAGATACGCTCGCTACGGGAAGATCTGAAGTCCTTTATGGATAGACACTTCACCACCATCTACCGTGAGATCAGCGAGATCAAGGCGAGATTGGGTATGTCATGA